One Brachyspira suanatina DNA segment encodes these proteins:
- the dapF gene encoding diaminopimelate epimerase: MTLSFTKMHGIGNDYIYVNCFKEKFTPEDASKYSPILSNRNYSIGADGIILIMPSDKADAKMRMFNADGSESEMCGNGIRCVAKYVYDKGISKNNPLKIETLRGILEAKLFIENDEVDKVEINMSSPILEGLKIPTTIDKNPIIDEPITFNGKTYYFTAVSMGNPHSVIFMDNIEDLDINSIGSYIENNSIFPNRTNVEFVEIINMGEVKQRTWERGSGETLACGTGASAVCVAGFISKRTDNIILNHLLGGDLVLRYENNSVFMKGEARYSFEGKVLL; encoded by the coding sequence ATGACTTTATCTTTTACTAAAATGCATGGAATAGGAAATGACTATATTTATGTGAATTGTTTTAAAGAAAAATTCACTCCGGAAGATGCTTCAAAATATTCTCCTATATTAAGCAATAGAAATTATTCTATAGGAGCTGATGGAATAATACTTATAATGCCAAGCGATAAAGCTGATGCTAAAATGAGAATGTTTAATGCTGACGGAAGCGAATCTGAAATGTGCGGTAATGGTATAAGATGTGTGGCTAAATATGTTTATGATAAAGGAATAAGTAAAAATAATCCTCTAAAAATAGAAACCTTAAGAGGTATATTAGAGGCTAAGCTATTCATAGAGAATGATGAAGTTGATAAAGTTGAAATAAATATGAGTTCTCCTATACTTGAAGGGCTTAAAATACCTACTACCATAGATAAAAATCCTATTATTGATGAGCCTATAACATTTAACGGCAAAACATATTATTTTACTGCAGTATCTATGGGGAATCCTCATTCTGTAATATTTATGGATAATATAGAGGATTTAGATATAAATTCTATAGGAAGCTATATAGAAAATAATAGTATATTTCCAAACAGAACTAATGTTGAATTTGTGGAGATAATAAATATGGGAGAGGTAAAACAAAGAACTTGGGAGAGAGGAAGCGGGGAAACTTTAGCCTGCGGTACAGGTGCTTCAGCCGTATGTGTTGCCGGATTTATAAGCAAAAGAACTGATAATATTATACTTAATCATCTTTTAGGTGGCGATTTAGTGTTGAGATATGAAAATAACAGCGTTTTTATGAAAGGGGAAGCGAGATATTCTTTTGAAGGTAAAGTTTTACTATAG
- the hemH gene encoding ferrochelatase has protein sequence MSRTKETTILLNMGGPRNFDEINTFLVNMFNDYYILNIKNSFIRGMIAKKIVNKIRPDVIRHYEAIGGKSPINEYTEKLINKLNELDSSRDYKYIMNYTPPYSYDVLKELKENNIYNITLFSMYPQYSEVTVKSSLESVYKAMKKLKYNPKVNIIDRYYDNEYYNDSIVQLIKNTIADKNAEEYILIFSAHSIPKMYADKGDPYEHECNYNVQILREKLHNAGLNFKDIVISYQSKIGKIEWLEPSTIDTIKKYNSEKLIIYPLAFTVDNSETIYEIDIEYREESINKYNIKDFILCPCLNDNINFAQSIIEIQNIHQKQNLNMHYNRKIV, from the coding sequence ATGAGTAGAACAAAAGAAACAACTATACTTCTAAATATGGGAGGACCTAGAAATTTTGATGAAATAAATACTTTTTTAGTAAATATGTTTAATGACTATTATATACTAAACATAAAAAATAGTTTCATAAGAGGCATGATAGCCAAAAAAATAGTAAATAAAATAAGACCTGATGTAATAAGACATTATGAAGCTATAGGAGGAAAATCACCAATAAATGAATATACTGAAAAACTCATAAATAAATTAAATGAATTAGACAGTTCAAGAGATTATAAATACATAATGAATTATACTCCGCCCTACTCTTACGATGTATTAAAAGAGTTAAAAGAAAACAATATATATAATATTACATTATTCAGTATGTATCCTCAATATTCAGAAGTTACAGTAAAATCATCTTTAGAAAGCGTTTATAAAGCTATGAAAAAATTAAAATATAATCCTAAAGTCAATATAATAGACAGATACTATGACAATGAATACTATAATGATTCTATAGTACAATTAATAAAAAATACCATTGCTGATAAAAATGCAGAAGAATACATATTAATATTTTCTGCCCATTCTATACCAAAAATGTATGCTGATAAAGGAGATCCTTATGAGCATGAATGCAATTATAATGTTCAGATATTAAGAGAAAAACTTCATAATGCAGGTTTAAATTTCAAAGATATTGTTATTTCTTATCAGTCAAAAATAGGAAAAATTGAATGGCTTGAACCATCAACTATAGATACAATAAAAAAATATAATAGCGAAAAATTAATAATATATCCTTTAGCATTCACTGTAGACAATTCAGAAACTATTTATGAAATAGATATTGAATATAGAGAAGAATCCATAAATAAATACAATATTAAAGATTTCATATTATGTCCTTGCTTGAATGATAATATAAATTTTGCTCAAAGTATAATAGAAATACAAAATATACATCAAAAACAGAATTTAAATATGCATTATAATAGAAAAATAGTTTAA
- a CDS encoding catalase, whose amino-acid sequence MSDKKLTTEFGAPVENNQHSMTAGARGPMLLQDVWFMEKMAHFDREVIPERRMHAKGSGAYGTFTVTHDITQYTKAKIFSEVGKKTDLFVRFSTVAGERGAADAERDIRGFAIKFYTEEGNWDLVGNNTPVFYFRDPLKFPDLNHAVKRDPKTNMRSAQNKWDFLTSLPEAIHQITIDMSDRGIPYSYRHMHGFSSHAYSFINKEGKRYWVKFHFKTQQGIKNLTDQEAEAIIAKDRESSQKDLFEAIERGDFPRWNMKIQIMTEEQANASKRNPFDLTKTWSQKEYPLIDVGVLELNRNPENYFAEVEQSAFSPSTIVPGIGFSPDRMLQGRLFSYTDTQRYRLGVNYSSIPVNAPKFKPNTYHRDGYMRVESNGSKVEYEPNSQGEWKEQKEYAEPPLKIYGDAYRYDHREDDDDYYTDARALFNLMTDAQKQVLFENTARDMNGVTKEVQLRHIKNCMNVDKAYGLGVAKALGFDEKDIK is encoded by the coding sequence ATGTCAGATAAAAAATTAACAACTGAATTCGGTGCTCCGGTTGAAAATAATCAGCATTCTATGACAGCAGGTGCCAGAGGTCCTATGCTTTTACAAGATGTATGGTTTATGGAAAAGATGGCACATTTTGACAGAGAAGTTATACCAGAAAGAAGAATGCATGCTAAAGGTTCAGGTGCTTATGGTACATTCACTGTAACTCATGATATCACACAATATACTAAGGCAAAAATATTCTCTGAAGTTGGAAAGAAAACTGATTTATTTGTAAGATTTTCTACAGTGGCAGGTGAGAGAGGTGCAGCAGATGCTGAAAGAGATATAAGAGGTTTTGCTATTAAATTCTATACTGAAGAAGGAAACTGGGATTTAGTTGGAAATAACACTCCTGTATTTTATTTCAGAGATCCTTTAAAATTCCCTGATTTGAACCATGCTGTAAAAAGAGATCCAAAAACTAATATGAGAAGTGCTCAAAATAAATGGGATTTCCTTACTTCTTTACCAGAAGCTATTCACCAAATAACTATAGATATGAGCGACAGAGGTATACCTTATAGTTACAGACATATGCATGGTTTCAGCAGTCATGCTTATAGTTTCATAAATAAAGAAGGCAAAAGATATTGGGTAAAATTCCATTTCAAAACTCAGCAAGGAATTAAAAATTTAACAGATCAGGAAGCTGAAGCAATCATAGCAAAAGACAGAGAAAGTTCTCAAAAAGACTTATTTGAAGCTATAGAAAGAGGCGATTTCCCTAGATGGAATATGAAAATTCAAATAATGACTGAAGAACAGGCTAATGCAAGCAAAAGAAATCCATTTGACTTAACAAAAACTTGGTCTCAAAAAGAATATCCTCTAATTGATGTTGGAGTTTTAGAATTAAATAGAAACCCTGAAAACTATTTCGCAGAAGTAGAACAATCAGCATTCAGCCCTTCTACAATAGTTCCTGGTATAGGATTCTCACCAGACAGAATGCTTCAGGGAAGATTATTCTCTTATACTGATACACAAAGATATAGATTAGGTGTTAACTATTCAAGCATACCAGTAAATGCTCCAAAATTTAAACCTAATACTTATCATAGAGATGGATATATGAGAGTAGAGTCTAATGGTTCTAAAGTAGAATATGAACCAAACTCTCAAGGCGAATGGAAAGAGCAGAAAGAATATGCTGAACCGCCTCTAAAAATTTACGGCGATGCTTACAGATATGATCATAGAGAAGATGATGATGATTATTACACAGATGCAAGAGCTTTATTCAATCTTATGACAGATGCACAGAAGCAAGTATTATTTGAAAATACTGCAAGAGATATGAACGGCGTTACTAAAGAAGTACAATTAAGACATATAAAAAATTGTATGAATGTTGATAAAGCTTACGGACTTGGGGTTGCTAAAGCATTGGGCTTTGATGAGAAAGACATAAAATAA
- a CDS encoding Ig-like domain-containing alpha-2-macroglobulin family protein gives MRKLIVKLKTIYCIMIMSLILTMITGVSMFAAVAIDRTTPIGENTSRANYEAITVTFNQQMVALQAIKEVTNQYFNFNIDVKGTYKWLSINTLAFYPSEPLPDNTKIEVTLKKGIKSELTGDVLENDYTWTFNTLRPIMQKSSPYDRQSELPTDVNIVVYYNMPIYLQSAKEKIQLIASNNTTIDFDVRYAKIEDLREWETNEYKLEQVLVIKPKKALAKNDEITVHIGEGLAAVNGDLGTANAKSFNFSTHDEFYFSGNSEQTVTASYSPEAPKLEFSTRVEWADLIRNIEITPAIQLPTEEEIQQNSWSSKSFSLYQLRFNPNVTYNIKINGSLKDAYGQTLAQEQNITLNVTDYNPSVSIPSGMGVVESYEGIKLPVQVMNPNTINIQSRYVDKENIIPFLFVNKQVYRYDETPEFRRYTNQYKNLFGYNNTTEYTPNVERNRYITTALYLTNYMNNKQYGLLSIEFKTKTGYQSQYDYSTASQIQITSMGLTGKFSGDSNTIFVTDLKTGMPVEGAEVEIRDDFNRVLARATTDKNGIATTKGFRELGIKRASRWDTPRQWAIVTKGDDVSFINSDWGTGVSPWRMDISYDYSPADRDYNGSMFTERGLYKPGEEVHIKGVIRENILGNWKIARDFKTGLYTVNNSRGEEIHKGTVTLNEYGSYLIDFTLPADAPTGYYSVNVEFKSDSNKQSDEEKQEGVKDQTYSLSQSFRVEEFKPLEYESRLWVEDKNYYLGDTMPIKMSGWYLFGEPMISNQVDYNISMNETFFTPPNNAGFRFTKLSWFEDEYYNNYYSMIANGTGALDENGEYAYAPTIDASRSIHAAYVTIESTVSGEDSQRVSTTKSVLVHGSDYYIGIKRQGYFLETDKPAQLEFIAVDPEGNRLEGKKIEVQVIRRHWESVRKAITGGRFEWESKQIDDVVETTTVTTKKDPVAYSFTPTNSGLYIILARAKDSKNREVASDEYMYVIGKDYAPWAMFDDDLLELITEKEEYQPGETAKIMIKSPYESATALVTVEREYVIDSYVTNIEGSTALIEVPIKPEYLPNIYVGVSLVKGRVENEAYTNYATDEGKPSFKIGYAGLSVSPREKELNVKITKSADTLEPRDEMTVDLYVETKESQPMETEIMLSVVDVGVLNLIGYKTPNWFNTFYGQRPLSVASADTRIHLIGQRNYGEKGDTPGGDGMRAANDMMAKAEAMGMDVFSIRKNFLTTAFYQGRVKTDANGKATVTFNLPDNITSFRIMASAINKDGYFGASDDVVVVKKNIMLMPTLPEFTYVEDKFKAGSIVYNYSDQDLEIEVQAVASNAVIENASQKITVPKGGNADVRFDIIATNRGEAKVTILAKGGEYTDAVEKAFKVNVPMTTESVALFSSTTNNNTDLMLKIPNISEAYKGAGDLEVYMSPSAFSELTGGINYLINYPYLCLEQQLSRVYPIITSKRLLVDMKLTDISEENLDKTVQDFLKMMPTYQSPDGGFSYWPSKTWISPWLTAYAADAMIKAKKEGYTVDENSLKLALEYINNYAKSGEAEKPSFWQDEYINLSSIAYIAAVLSEGGYNANDVKTIIDRIYPQVNNIPFYGQVQLMRAMYYNKYDNKALTEVRQYILNTIKEDPNTAHYELEAYYSNLYWIHSSSVRDTSVALYALIETGYDNAINEKVVRWLVQSRKNGRYLNTQDNVSVFAAMNMYYKKYENVKPNFKAEFIYQGKTLLEETFTARTQPSLTKKYTLDEFMNERLSNSNTRSALANIKRNGDGRLYYGVRLTYAPRELAVNRDMGIKVERRYETKDGRVLDLTKDKFKQGEEYVVVVKVTAPFERHFVVVDTPIAAGMRILNASFATESSEVKNLTGNAGKPTWWWGGFNHTENYNDKILLFADMLSDGEHEYRYVVRAVTPGEYLLPATKAEEMYNPEVFGYDGQHKVVIEAK, from the coding sequence ATGAGAAAACTTATTGTAAAACTAAAAACTATTTACTGTATTATGATAATGTCATTAATTTTAACAATGATAACAGGAGTTAGTATGTTTGCAGCAGTGGCTATCGATAGAACTACTCCAATTGGGGAAAATACAAGTAGAGCAAATTATGAAGCAATAACAGTTACATTCAATCAGCAAATGGTAGCTTTACAGGCTATTAAAGAAGTAACTAATCAATATTTCAATTTTAATATAGATGTTAAAGGTACATATAAATGGCTTTCTATTAATACATTAGCATTCTACCCTAGCGAGCCTTTACCAGATAACACAAAAATAGAAGTTACATTAAAGAAAGGAATAAAAAGCGAACTTACAGGCGATGTATTAGAAAATGATTATACTTGGACTTTTAATACTTTAAGACCTATAATGCAGAAAAGTTCTCCTTATGACAGACAATCAGAACTTCCTACAGATGTTAATATAGTTGTTTATTACAATATGCCTATATATCTTCAAAGTGCAAAAGAAAAAATACAATTAATCGCAAGCAATAATACTACTATAGATTTTGATGTAAGATATGCAAAAATAGAAGATTTAAGAGAATGGGAAACTAATGAATACAAATTAGAACAAGTATTAGTTATAAAACCTAAAAAAGCTTTAGCTAAAAATGATGAGATAACAGTACATATAGGAGAAGGACTTGCTGCTGTTAATGGAGATTTAGGCACAGCAAATGCTAAAAGCTTTAATTTTTCTACACATGATGAATTCTATTTCAGCGGAAACAGCGAGCAAACTGTAACAGCATCATATTCTCCTGAAGCTCCTAAATTAGAGTTCAGTACAAGAGTTGAATGGGCTGATTTAATAAGAAACATTGAAATCACTCCGGCAATTCAGCTTCCTACAGAAGAAGAAATTCAGCAAAATTCTTGGTCATCTAAAAGTTTTTCACTTTATCAATTAAGATTCAATCCAAATGTTACATATAATATAAAAATTAATGGAAGTTTAAAAGACGCTTACGGACAAACTTTGGCTCAGGAACAAAATATCACTTTAAATGTTACTGATTATAACCCAAGCGTTTCTATACCTTCAGGAATGGGAGTTGTTGAATCTTATGAGGGAATAAAACTTCCTGTACAGGTAATGAACCCTAATACTATTAATATACAAAGCAGATATGTTGATAAAGAAAATATCATACCTTTCCTATTTGTAAATAAACAAGTATACAGATATGATGAAACTCCTGAATTCAGAAGATATACAAATCAATATAAAAATTTATTCGGTTACAATAATACTACAGAATATACTCCAAATGTTGAAAGAAACAGATATATTACAACAGCATTATATTTAACTAATTATATGAATAATAAACAGTACGGACTTTTATCTATAGAGTTTAAGACTAAAACAGGATATCAAAGTCAGTACGATTATTCTACTGCTTCACAGATACAAATAACATCTATGGGATTAACAGGTAAATTCTCAGGCGATTCAAACACTATATTTGTAACTGATTTAAAAACAGGAATGCCTGTTGAAGGAGCTGAAGTAGAAATAAGAGATGATTTCAACAGAGTTTTAGCAAGAGCTACTACAGATAAAAACGGAATAGCAACTACTAAAGGATTTAGAGAATTAGGAATAAAAAGAGCAAGCAGATGGGATACTCCAAGACAATGGGCTATAGTTACAAAAGGTGATGATGTATCTTTTATAAATAGTGATTGGGGCACAGGCGTTTCACCTTGGAGAATGGATATAAGTTATGATTATTCACCTGCTGACAGAGATTATAATGGTTCTATGTTCACAGAAAGAGGACTTTATAAACCTGGTGAAGAAGTACATATAAAAGGTGTTATAAGAGAAAATATATTAGGAAATTGGAAAATAGCTAGAGATTTCAAAACAGGATTATACACTGTTAATAATTCAAGAGGCGAAGAAATACATAAAGGAACAGTTACTTTAAATGAATACGGTTCTTATTTAATTGACTTTACTCTTCCAGCTGATGCTCCTACAGGATATTACAGTGTAAATGTTGAATTCAAAAGCGATTCAAATAAACAAAGCGATGAAGAAAAACAAGAAGGCGTAAAAGATCAAACATATAGTTTATCTCAAAGCTTCAGAGTAGAAGAATTCAAACCTTTAGAATATGAAAGCAGACTTTGGGTTGAAGATAAAAATTATTATTTAGGCGATACAATGCCTATTAAGATGTCAGGCTGGTATTTATTCGGCGAGCCTATGATATCTAATCAAGTAGATTATAATATATCTATGAACGAAACTTTCTTCACTCCTCCTAATAATGCAGGATTCAGATTCACAAAATTAAGCTGGTTTGAAGATGAGTATTATAATAATTATTATTCTATGATAGCAAATGGTACAGGTGCATTAGATGAAAACGGTGAATATGCTTATGCTCCTACTATAGATGCAAGCCGCTCAATACATGCTGCTTATGTTACTATAGAATCAACTGTATCAGGTGAAGACTCTCAAAGAGTAAGCACAACTAAAAGCGTATTAGTTCATGGAAGCGATTATTATATAGGTATAAAAAGACAAGGCTATTTCTTAGAAACAGATAAGCCTGCACAATTAGAATTCATAGCTGTTGATCCTGAAGGAAACAGACTCGAAGGCAAGAAAATAGAAGTTCAGGTTATAAGAAGACATTGGGAATCAGTAAGAAAAGCTATAACAGGCGGAAGATTTGAATGGGAATCAAAACAGATAGATGATGTTGTTGAAACTACTACAGTTACAACAAAAAAAGATCCTGTTGCATATAGCTTTACTCCTACAAATTCAGGACTTTACATAATATTAGCAAGAGCAAAAGACTCTAAAAACAGAGAAGTTGCTTCTGATGAATATATGTATGTTATAGGTAAAGATTATGCTCCTTGGGCTATGTTCGATGATGATTTGTTAGAGCTTATCACAGAAAAAGAAGAATATCAGCCAGGCGAAACAGCTAAGATAATGATAAAATCTCCTTATGAATCTGCTACTGCTTTAGTAACAGTTGAAAGGGAATATGTAATAGATTCTTATGTTACAAATATTGAAGGTTCTACTGCTTTAATAGAAGTACCTATAAAACCAGAATATTTACCTAATATTTATGTAGGTGTTTCACTTGTTAAGGGAAGAGTTGAAAATGAAGCATATACTAATTATGCTACTGATGAGGGAAAACCTTCATTTAAAATAGGTTATGCAGGACTTTCAGTATCACCTCGTGAGAAAGAACTTAATGTAAAAATAACAAAATCTGCTGATACTTTAGAGCCTCGAGATGAAATGACAGTAGATTTATATGTAGAAACTAAAGAAAGCCAGCCTATGGAAACAGAAATTATGTTAAGCGTAGTTGATGTTGGAGTATTAAATTTAATAGGTTATAAAACTCCTAACTGGTTCAATACTTTCTATGGACAAAGACCTTTGAGTGTAGCAAGTGCCGACACAAGAATACACTTAATAGGACAGAGAAACTATGGAGAGAAAGGAGATACTCCTGGCGGTGATGGTATGAGAGCTGCTAATGATATGATGGCTAAAGCTGAAGCTATGGGTATGGATGTATTCAGTATAAGAAAGAATTTCTTGACAACTGCATTCTATCAAGGAAGAGTAAAAACTGATGCTAACGGTAAAGCTACAGTTACATTCAATTTACCTGATAATATTACATCATTTAGAATAATGGCTTCTGCTATAAATAAAGATGGTTATTTCGGTGCTTCTGATGATGTTGTAGTAGTTAAGAAAAATATCATGCTTATGCCTACCCTACCTGAATTTACTTATGTTGAAGATAAATTCAAAGCAGGAAGTATAGTATATAATTATTCCGATCAGGATTTAGAAATAGAAGTTCAGGCTGTTGCTTCTAATGCTGTAATAGAAAATGCATCTCAAAAAATTACTGTTCCTAAAGGCGGTAATGCTGATGTAAGATTCGATATTATAGCTACAAACAGAGGAGAGGCTAAAGTTACAATATTAGCTAAAGGCGGAGAATATACTGATGCTGTAGAAAAAGCATTTAAAGTTAATGTTCCTATGACTACAGAATCTGTTGCTCTATTCTCAAGCACTACAAATAATAATACTGATTTAATGCTTAAAATTCCTAATATATCAGAAGCGTATAAAGGTGCCGGAGATTTAGAAGTTTATATGTCTCCTAGTGCATTCAGCGAACTTACAGGCGGTATAAATTATCTTATAAATTATCCTTATCTTTGTTTAGAACAGCAGTTATCAAGAGTTTATCCTATAATAACAAGTAAGAGATTATTAGTAGACATGAAGCTTACTGATATATCTGAAGAAAATTTAGATAAAACAGTTCAGGATTTCTTAAAAATGATGCCTACATATCAAAGTCCTGACGGAGGATTCTCTTACTGGCCTAGCAAAACTTGGATATCTCCATGGCTTACTGCTTATGCTGCTGATGCTATGATTAAGGCCAAAAAAGAGGGATACACAGTTGATGAAAACTCTTTAAAACTAGCATTAGAATACATCAATAATTATGCTAAGAGCGGAGAGGCTGAAAAACCTAGCTTCTGGCAGGATGAATATATCAATCTTTCATCTATAGCTTATATTGCTGCAGTTCTTTCTGAAGGCGGATACAATGCTAATGATGTAAAAACTATAATAGACAGAATATATCCTCAAGTTAATAATATACCTTTCTATGGACAGGTTCAATTAATGAGAGCTATGTATTATAACAAATATGATAATAAAGCATTAACTGAAGTTAGACAGTATATACTTAACACTATTAAAGAAGATCCTAACACAGCACATTATGAGCTTGAAGCATATTATTCTAATCTTTATTGGATACACTCTTCTTCAGTAAGAGACACATCTGTTGCTTTATATGCTTTAATAGAAACAGGTTATGACAATGCTATCAATGAAAAAGTAGTTCGTTGGTTAGTTCAGTCAAGAAAAAACGGCAGATATTTAAATACTCAGGACAATGTTTCAGTATTTGCTGCTATGAATATGTATTATAAAAAATATGAAAATGTTAAGCCTAATTTCAAAGCAGAGTTTATATATCAAGGAAAAACTTTACTTGAAGAAACATTCACGGCAAGAACTCAGCCTAGCCTAACTAAAAAATATACTTTAGATGAGTTTATGAATGAAAGATTAAGTAATTCAAATACTAGATCTGCTTTAGCTAATATAAAACGTAATGGAGACGGAAGACTTTATTATGGTGTTAGACTTACTTATGCTCCTCGTGAATTAGCTGTTAATAGAGATATGGGTATAAAAGTAGAAAGAAGATACGAAACTAAAGACGGCAGAGTATTAGACTTAACTAAAGATAAATTCAAGCAAGGTGAGGAATATGTTGTTGTAGTAAAAGTAACAGCTCCTTTTGAAAGACATTTCGTTGTAGTTGATACTCCTATTGCGGCAGGTATGAGAATATTGAATGCTAGCTTTGCTACAGAAAGCAGCGAAGTTAAAAACTTAACTGGAAATGCTGGCAAACCTACTTGGTGGTGGGGCGGATTCAATCACACTGAAAACTACAATGACAAAATATTATTGTTTGCTGATATGCTTAGTGACGGCGAACATGAATATAGATATGTAGTTCGTGCTGTTACTCCTGGTGAATATTTACTTCCTGCTACTAAGGCTGAAGAAATGTACAATCCTGAAGTATTCGGTTATGACGGACAGCATAAAGTTGTTATAGAAGCTAAATAA
- the flgG gene encoding flagellar basal-body rod protein FlgG: MVRSLWTAASGMNGMQFKTDTIANNLANVNTIGYKKVRADFEDLIYQNLKIQGTPATEDTVTPVGLQTGLGVKSAATQKMFDQGSLQATGNKLDLALEGEGFFQVLMPDGSVSYTRDGSFKIDANGQLVTSNGYRLVPEIVFPENFLVEQISISREGVVSVKIGDENDPVEIGQITLHRFINQPGLLSIGDNLYKETIASGPAFEGEPGANGFPRIHQGFVEMSNVKVVDEMVDMIVAQRAYEMNSKAVQTSDNLLATVVNLKR; the protein is encoded by the coding sequence ATGGTACGTTCTTTATGGACAGCTGCAAGCGGTATGAATGGTATGCAGTTCAAAACTGATACTATAGCCAATAACCTTGCAAATGTTAATACTATAGGATATAAAAAAGTTAGAGCTGATTTTGAAGATTTAATATATCAAAACTTAAAAATACAAGGAACTCCTGCTACAGAAGATACTGTAACACCTGTAGGACTTCAAACAGGACTAGGTGTGAAAAGTGCTGCTACTCAAAAAATGTTTGATCAGGGTTCTTTACAGGCAACAGGAAATAAACTTGATTTAGCATTAGAAGGAGAAGGATTCTTCCAAGTATTAATGCCTGATGGAAGTGTTTCTTATACTAGAGACGGTTCTTTCAAAATTGATGCTAACGGACAATTAGTTACATCAAACGGATACAGATTGGTTCCTGAAATAGTATTCCCTGAAAATTTCTTGGTAGAGCAGATAAGCATATCAAGAGAGGGTGTTGTTTCTGTGAAAATAGGTGATGAAAATGATCCTGTAGAAATAGGACAAATTACACTTCATAGATTCATCAATCAGCCTGGACTTTTATCTATAGGCGATAACTTATATAAAGAAACTATAGCAAGCGGACCAGCTTTTGAAGGCGAACCGGGTGCTAATGGATTCCCTAGAATTCACCAAGGCTTCGTTGAAATGTCAAACGTTAAAGTTGTTGACGAAATGGTTGATATGATAGTTGCACAAAGAGCTTATGAGATGAACTCAAAAGCAGTACAAACTAGCGATAACTTACTTGCTACTGTTGTAAACTTGAAAAGATAA
- a CDS encoding lytic transglycosylase domain-containing protein: protein MKRIVIILVLFLCNLNLETHNFNISDYSFPSNDWVTLIKDVSNHYSQDFWFIKDVFDVCSNYDVDPLLMVALIKVESSFIPTALSRKNAYGYCQITPIANKDVDPKLNRYDPRDNIVLGVRFIDKILDKFDGDIVKSLRYYNAGNAYDVYGESYAEKIKYEYNTMVSLYVKDNSSYGAIYRKEAF from the coding sequence ATGAAAAGAATAGTTATAATATTAGTTTTATTTCTTTGCAATCTCAATTTGGAGACGCATAATTTCAATATCAGTGATTATTCCTTTCCTTCTAATGATTGGGTAACATTGATTAAAGATGTATCTAATCATTATAGTCAGGATTTTTGGTTTATTAAAGATGTTTTCGATGTTTGCAGTAATTATGATGTTGATCCTCTTTTAATGGTGGCTTTAATTAAGGTGGAAAGCAGTTTTATACCTACAGCACTTTCAAGAAAAAATGCTTACGGATACTGCCAAATAACACCTATTGCCAATAAAGATGTTGATCCCAAATTGAATAGATATGATCCTAGAGATAATATTGTTCTTGGTGTAAGATTCATAGATAAAATTTTGGATAAATTCGATGGCGATATCGTAAAATCTCTTAGATATTATAATGCTGGCAATGCTTATGATGTATACGGTGAGTCCTACGCTGAGAAGATAAAGTATGAATATAATACAATGGTTAGTCTTTATGTGAAAGACAATAGTTCTTATGGTGCTATATATAGAAAAGAGGCCTTTTAA